A region from the Linepithema humile isolate Giens D197 chromosome 1, Lhum_UNIL_v1.0, whole genome shotgun sequence genome encodes:
- the EMC6 gene encoding ER membrane protein complex subunit 6: MLGKIKTKQEKSGEIIAYSEAAVVNNAAVVEYCKISMAALSGGTAGLLGLTGLYGFGFYIFAVFGLWAMLLMKAGGQWKKYFISRRHLLTSGFFGGLCTYVLFWTFLYGMVHVY; this comes from the exons atgttgggaaaaataaaaacaaagcaAGAGAAAAGTGGCG AGATCATAGCATATAGTGAAGCAGCAGTTGTAAATAATGCTGCTGTTGTAGAATATTGCAAGATATCAATGGCAGCTTTGTCAGGTGGTACAGCTGGTTTGTTAGGATTGACTGGATTATACGGATTTGGATTTTATATCTTTGCAGTTTTTGGGCTATGG GCGATGCTATTGATGAAAGCTGGTGGCCAAtggaaaaagtattttattagcaGACGGCATCTTTTAACAAGCGGTTTCTTTGGGGGTCTTTGT ACATATGTATTATTCTGGAC atttttatatggAATGGTTCATGTCTACTAA
- the LOC105669065 gene encoding excitatory amino acid transporter-like — protein sequence MSLGQRISGAVAVLRGTSKEVKEGGHTSCTEEIEKMTSEEEIGIEKQHKVTALDRLQMVIEWMGSNLLLTLTIAGVLVGLVLGFLGRLADLSPESITLVSFPGEILMRMLKMFILPLIISSLIAGMAQLDVQRSGRIGVRALTYYSVTTILAAIVGIAMVLMIHPGNPHIKSTVAAVMKAEETKVSTIDAILDIIRNMVPENLVQACFQQVQTSYVRKKVFVIGSSNQSEYILEPTLVYKDGTNVMGMIVFCIIFGVLAGQIGPRGKLMVDFFVVLNDIIMKLVTIVVVWYSPFGIMCLIAGKIMSIANLAATAQMLGLYMVTVVLGLMIHAIITLPVIYWFMTRKNPAVFFRGMMQAWVMALGTASSAATLPLTFRCLEENNKIDPRVTRFVVAVGATVNMDGTALYEAVAAIFIAQLNGISLGFVEVITVSLTATLASIGAASIPSAALVTMLLVLTALGLPTNDVSLLFAIDWMLDRIRTSINVLGDGYGAGIVYHLSKAELDKMDEERRLEGLETGNPFEMATGSRQKEEIILQEQTSETKI from the exons ATGTCTTTGGGGCAACGTATTTCCGGCGCAGTTGCTGTGCTCCGGGGAACCTCGAAAGAGGTCAAGGAGGGCGGCCACAC ATCGTGTACAGAGGAGATCGAGAAGATGACGTCCGAGGAGGAAATCGGGATCGAAAAGCAGCACAAAGTAACGGCGCTCGACAGGCTACAAATg GTAATAGAATGGATGGGAAGTAACCTGCTCCTGACACTGACCATTGCTGGAGTTTTGGTCGGTCTAGTTCTCGGGTTTCTGGGCCGATTGGCTGATCTTTCACCGGAGTCTATAACCCTCGTCAGTTTTCCGGGAGAGATCCTTATGCGGATGCTGAAGATGTTTATCCTACCACTCATCATATCCTCGCTTATCGCTG GAATGGCACAACTAGATGTTCAAAGATCAGGAAGAATAGGTGTCAGAGCGCTAACATATTATTCGGTGACGACTATTCTCGCTGCCATAGTGGGTATCGCTATGGTGCTCATGATCCATCCGGGTAATCCACACATCAAGAGCACGGTCGCGGCGGTGATGAAAGCTGAGGAGACGAAAGTCTCCACTATAGACGCGATCCTCGATATAATTCG aaatatGGTACCGGAGAACCTGGTGCAAGCGTGCTTCCAGCAGGTTCAAACTTCCTACGTGAGGAAGAAGGTGTTCGTGATCGGCAGCTCGAATCAAAGCGAGTACATATTGGAGCCGACCTTGGTTTATAAAGACGGCACGAATGTGATGGGCATGATCGTGTTCTGCATCATCTTTGGTGTGCTGGCGGGCCAGATAGGACCCCGCGGCAAGCTGATGGTGGACTTTTTTGTAGTGCTGAATGACATTATCATGAAGCTCGTCACGATTGTCGTAGTCTG GTATTCTCCGTTCGGAATTATGTGTCTGATAGCTGGAAAAATCATGTCGATCGCCAATCTGGCGGCAACTGCCCAAATGTTGGGTCTATACATGGTGACAGTTGTGTTGGGGTTGATGATCCATGCCATTATCACGTTACCAGTAATCTATTGGTTTATGACTCGAAAAAATCCAGCAGTGTTCTTCAGAGGCATGATGCAAGCTTGGGTCATGGCGTTGGGTACGGCTTCAAG cgCAGCGACCTTGCCCTTAACTTTCCGTTGTCTCGAAGAAAACAACAAGATCGATCCACGTGTGACACGCTTTGTTGTAGCAGTGGGTGCCACTGTAAATATGGATGGCACGGCTCTTTACGAAGCCGTAGCTGCGATCTTCATCGCACAACTGAATGGAATCTCACTCGGTTTCGTTGAAGTCATTACCGTCAG tCTTACTGCTACTTTGGCGAGCATTGGAGCTGCAAGTATTCCTAGTGCTGCATTAGTAACCATGCTGTTAGTGCTAACTGCTCTGGGATTGCCTACAAACGATGTTTCACTTTTATTCGCCATCGATTGGATGCT AGATCGGATCAGGACCTCGATCAATGTTTTGGGCGACGGTTATGGAGCTGGAATAGTTTATCATTTAAGTAAGGCAGAACTGGATAAAATGGACGAGGAACGCAGATTGGAAGGTTTAGAAACCGGAAACCCTTTTGAGATGGCCACTGGAAGTCGCCAGAAAGAAGAGATAATCTTACAGGAGCAAACTTCCgagacaaaaatttaa